In a genomic window of Erigeron canadensis isolate Cc75 chromosome 5, C_canadensis_v1, whole genome shotgun sequence:
- the LOC122600516 gene encoding vacuole membrane protein KMS1-like, whose product MAISGLREKHKQEIENLTLTSQPFKTLKLFIVAVAQYLRRSLVYILTHGVWLMILLSVTVAGAVLFLSADGPYGKHVEELLEYARFGLWWVALGVASSIGLGSGLHTFVLYLGPHIAFFTLKAMQCGRVDIKSAFYDTIQLNRSPSWLKKDCSEFGPSLFATPSGNQVPLTSILPQVQVEAILWGLGTALGELPPYFISRAASISGDKIDAAEELDESSSENGVASNLNHMKRWLLSHAQYLNFFTILVLASVPNPLFDLAGIMCGQFGIPFWEFFLATLIGKAIVKTHIQTVFIISVCNNQLLDWIENELIWMLSFIPGVASALPSIVAKLHAMKEKYMAAPLPVTSNVKVKSWDLSFASVWNSIVWLMLLNFFVKIVNSTAQRYLKKQQEAEMAILKKKLDESQENSH is encoded by the exons ATGGCGATCTCAG GACTGCGTGAAAAGCATAAACAGGAGATCGAGAATTTGACATTAACATCGCAACCTTTCAAAACATTGAAGCTTTTTATTGTGGCTGTTGCTCAATATTTAAGGAGATCATTAGTCTACATTTTGACACATGGTGTTTGGCTTATGATTTTGCTTAGTGTCACTGTTGCAGGGGCAGTCTTGTTTCTTTCTGCAGATGGTCCATATGGAAAG CATGTTGAAGAGCTTCTTGAATATGCAAGGTTTGGATTGTGGTGGGTGGCACTTGGAGTTGCATCTTCTATTGGTCTTG GATCTGGGCTGCACACTTTTGTCCTATATCTGGGTCCCCATATTGCATTCTTCACGTTAAAAGCAATGCAGTGTGGTCGAGTGGATATTAAAAGTgctttttatgatacaatacAATTGAACAGAAGCCCTTCATGGCTTAAGAAGGATTGTTCAGAGTTTGGGCCCTCATTGTTTGCGACCCCAAGTGGTAATCAGGTTCCGCTTACTAGCATATTGCCTCAAGTACAAGTAGAAGCTATTCTCTGGGGCCTTGGAACTGCACTAGGAGAGCTTCCTCCTTATTTTATTTCGAGAGCAG CAAGTATATCAGGTGACAAAATAGACGCTGCAGAAGAACTGGATGAATCCTCATCAGAGAATGGAGTTGCTTCAAACTTGAATCATATGAAGCGTTGGCTCTTGTCGCATGCTCAGTATTTGAACTTTTTTACTATCCTGGTGCTTGCTTCG GTGCCAAATCCTCTATTTGATCTTGCTGGCATTATGTGTGGGCAATTTGGGATTCCATTTTGGGAGTTTTTTCTTGCAACCCTTATTGGGAAGGCAATAGTCAAAACTCACATTCAG ACGGTGTTTATCATCTCAGTCTGCAACAATCAGCTCCTTGACTGGATAGAAAATGAGTTAATATGGATGCTTAGCTTCATCCCTGGCGTGGCTTCTGCCCTGCCTAGCATTGTAGCTAAACTTCACGCAATGAAGGAGAAGTACATGGCTGCCCCACTGCCAGTGACATCAAACGTCAAG GTAAAATCGTGGGATCTATCTTTTGCTTCAGTTTGGAACTCCATTGTATGGCTTATGTTGTTGAACTTTTTCGTCAAGATTGTGAATTCGACCGCACAGAGGTACCTAAAGAAACAGCAGGAAGCTGAAATGGCtattttgaaaaagaagttgGATGAGTCACAGGAAAATAGCCATTAG